A window of Gadus chalcogrammus isolate NIFS_2021 chromosome 2, NIFS_Gcha_1.0, whole genome shotgun sequence genomic DNA:
caccctaacctccaccctaacctgcaccaccctaacctccaccctaACCTACACTAACCtccaccctaacctccaccaccctaaccTCCCCCTTAACCTCCACCCTCAACTCCCCCCTTacctccaccaccctaacctctaccctaacctccaccaccctaacctccaccctaACCTACACTAACCTCCCCCttaacctccaccctcacctccccccttACCTGCaccaccctaacctctaccctaacctccaccaccctaacctccaccctaACCTACACTAACCtccaccctaacctccaccctaACCTACACTAACCtccaccctaacctccaccaccCTACCCTTCTCTGCTGCTCTCCAACGAAGgcggtctctcctccctcctagaCCTTTTTTCCCTCTTGTTATCAATTTCCTATCTAATAATGAGGGAGCGCATGCGCCCCGACactctctccgtcctgtctccccacactgtccttttatgtttcttttatgtgtgtgtgtgtgtgtgtgtgtgtgtgtgtgtgtgtgtgtgtgtgtgtgtgtgtgtgtgtgtgtgtgtgtgtgtgtgtgtgtgtgtgtgtgtgtgtgtgtgtgtgtgtgtgtgtgtgactgcgtgtgtgtctgcgtgttcgtctgcgtgtgtgtgtgtgtgggtgtgtgtttgtgtgtgtgtgtgtgttaagacgtGTTTTCGCGCTTGCGGCGTGCCAGCATGCGCGCTTGGGACAGAGTTAAAGAATGAGCTCATCATTGGTTTACCAGCCTCAAACTAGTTATCTTTTATATGGTAAGTTGAtcgaggaaggaagaaagaaagaaagaaagaaagaaagaaagaaagaaagaaagaaagaaagaaagaaagaaagaaagaaagaaagaaagaaagaaagaaagaaagaaagaaaagaaagaaagaaagaaagaaagaaagaaagaaagaaagaaagaaagaaagaaagaaagaaagaaagaaagaaagaatgaaagaaagaaagaaagaaagaaagaaagatagagtaTTTGTCGAGTCCATAGTATGAGTCACTACAACGCAAAACGTTTAATAATGAAACAATAGTAATGCGCTTAACTAAAATTAATGAACAACAAACTTCCATGAAAAGAACGTTGGTTAGGAGTTGCATTTGTATCCGGAGAGTTGATTGGCTGTTTAATGGAGAGAATCTGTCTCCGGAGAGTTGATTGGCCCTTGTACGTTCCGTCGGGATGTCCGTTTCCGGGTTTGCTGCTGTTGCCTAGTAACCGTTCACAGGCGTTCGACTCGTAGCCATCGGTAGCTCCGAGCTGAGGGATCGATTCCCGTTCTGACCCACAACCCGGCGTCCCACCGACCGCCGACCCTCCGTAGACATCATGACCCCCACGGTCATCAAGGACGGAGAATACACTGCGACCATCTACCGCCTGGTAGGGCTACCTATTAGCCTGTTAGCATGTTAGCCCGTTAGCCTCGGAGGAGCTGGGATATAACAACATCTGTTCGGTCTGCTAAGGAACGACCAACTACTTATCTTCCCTTATCTATGAATATGTATGTTGTATATATCTATAGCGTTATGTGTGTATACTGTATACATCTATtgtgtatatatctatagttatatgtgtgtgtatactgtatatctatagctcttatgtgtttatatattgtataaagcTAAAgctatttgtgtttgtatatattgtGCACATCTGTagctatatgtgtgtgcatatattgtCTTTAGCTATTTAGCCATtaagatgaaaaaaataatctatATCTTTATTGTATACTTCTATAGCTATTTATATTCATAGATTGATACATCTATAGCTATCTAGCTAGATATCTATTGATACATCTATAGCTATATATAGCTATAGATGTATCAATAGATATCTATCTAGATAGCTATAGATGTATCAatagatatctatctatatatagatagatatctatTGATACATCTATAGCTATCTAGATAGATATCTATTGATACATCTATAGCTATGTAGATAGATATCTATTGATACATTTATagctatatagatagatatctatTGATACATCTAGAGCTATCTAGATAGGCATCCATCTCATCAAGCTCCTTTTCTCCTTTACTCCAGATCAAAGAGTGTCGCTATGGAGACGCTATCGTGATCCTCAACCACCAGCTGGAGAAACACATGAAGGTCGGACCCACAGCTGCACGCTCGGGCCGGGCGATACTGCAAAAATTATTATCAggattattttttcgatattaatcacgatatataatTTGATACTGCTGAAGCCTGAAGAAACCAGAGTGTTCATTAGTTAAACCATACACTTTTGTTTATTACCGTATcacataaatataaacatttaactTCACAAACATGTTTTATCTGCCCCCAACAGAACAATATAAGGTAGCTGGCCTTGTTGTAACCTattgaaaataatgtaaatacaaataaaagctcTGACTTCTTTCACATTAAACTCCTTTGGCAGGGATTCAGAAAACATCTTAAATCTTGTAGAGGCACAACCAATGCATAAAAAGTTAAAAAGTGGATGAACAAAGGCCCTGGCacatgaactgaactttgatatataaaatatgaactACTGCCTTATCGTTGTAATCAACGTGAGTTTTATTGCGATCAATAATCGTAATCGAATTATTGCCCAGCCCTACTACACCCACCTTCCAACCCCTTCCTGTTTACAGAACCAACCCCTTCCTGTTTACAGAGCCAGCCCCTTCCTGTTTACAGAGCCAACCCCTTCCTGTTTACAGAGCCAACCCCTTCCTGTTTACAGAGCCAGCCCCTTCCTGTTTACAGGAAGGGGCTGGCTCGTGTGTCTAGGGGGAGGGTCTGGGCAGCTTGGCCCTTCTAGTAATACCAGCTGTGAGATGCGTTGCCTTCCTCTGGTATTCTCAGTCCTTTATCTTGTAGTGGTTGTCCTCTCAGAGTGTTACCTCCTGTGTAACACTCTGTGGACGGCCCTGAGTCTACAGGCTGCTGTATGATGCTGTCCTGACTCAGCGTGTTGTCCCCCTGTAGTCCCGGGCAGCCCTGTCCCTGCTGGGCTACTGCTGCTTCCACACGCAGGACTTCAGCACGGCGGCCGACTGCTACGAGCAGCTCAGCCTGCTGCACCCCGAGGTGGAGGAGTACCGGCTGTACCACGCCCAGGCCCTGGCCCGCGCCTGCTGCTACCCGGAGGCCATGAAGGCCAGCTTCCTGCTGGACAACCCCAGCACCTATACCAGggtacacgcacatgcacacggacacacacacacggaatcacacggacacacacagacacacacacacacacacacatatgcacatatacacatacacatacagacacacagacacgcacacacacaaactacactacactacactacactacacacactacactacactacactacacacactacactacactacactacactacactacactacactacactacactacactacactacacacactacactacacctcactacacactacacactacacatacAGTAACAGCCACTCTGTGTCAGATGATTAatcttctcctctctttgtATTAGATGATCAAGCTACAGGCTGCCATCAAATACGGAGAGGAAGAGTATTCCGCTGCTAAGGTaacgtcctcttcctcctcttcgtcatcACCAACACTTGGCGGTGATGTTGGAGCCGGTTTATTGTAGgtttgattgtgtctgatcCCTCAATGTTCAGCCTCAGCTGCCCCAGAATGTGTATTTAATTTGTGTTTAATGTATagtgaatgtgtatttaatttgtgtttaatgtatagtgaatgtgtatttaatgtatgtgtattgtgtCTGTCATATGTAtatctaatgtgtgtgttatgtctatgtaatgtgtgtatctaatgtgtgtgtaatgtgtgttgtGAGGACAGGCCCTGGTGGAGCAGCTGCCCCAGGAGGAGCCGGACTACGAGGTGAAGATGGGCTGCCTCCTCTACCGCGAGGAGCAGTACGAGGAGGCCCGAAGGAGGTTCACCTCGGCCCAGCAGGCCCTGGGCTACCAGCCAGGTACACACCGAGTACATTAGACTGCACACTGCATTATACTGCACACCGAGTACATTAGACTGCACACTGCATTATACTGCACACCGAGTACATTATACTGCACACTGCATTACACTGCACACTGCATTATACTGCACACCGAGTACATTATACTGCACACCGAGTACATTAGACTGCACACTGCATTATACTGCACACCGAGTACATTAGACTGCACACTGCATTATACTGCACACCGAGTACATTAGACTGCACACTGCATTATACTGCACACCGAGTACATTATACTGAGCACTGAGTACATTATACTGAGCACTGAGTACATTATACTGAGCACTGAGTACATTATACTGCACACCGAGTACATTTTACTGCACAATGTGTACATTATACTGCACACAAGTACGTTATACTGCACAATGTGTACATTATACTGCACTCTGTGTACATTTATACTGCAAAATGCACTGGATTTATACTGCacaatgtatacatttatacttCACCCTGCATACATTTATACTGAGCACTGTATACATTCTATATTCATACATTCAGGTCTGACAttaactctctccccctctcctcctctccctctctctcctctcccctcttctccccctctctcctctctccccctctctcctccccccctctcctcctcccccctcctctccccctctcctccctccctcagaccTGTCCTACAACATGGCTCTGTGTTACTACAGCATGAAGAACTACAGCGCGGCTCTGAAGCACATCGCAGAGATCATCGAGAGAGGGATCCGGGAGcaccctggtacacacacacacacacacacacacacacacagacacagacacagacacagacacagacacagacacagacacacacacacacacacacacacacacacacacacacacacacacacacccctaaccctgacccctgggTCGCCTCCCCCTGCAGAGCTGAGTGTCGGCATGACGACAGAGGGCGTGGAGGTGCGCAGCGTGGGCAACACCCTGACCCTCCAGCAGACGGCGCTGATCGAGGCCTTCAACCTCAAGGCCGCCGTCCAGTTCCAGCTCAGGAACCGTGAGACGCACACAGATCAGTATCCATCTGCACATTGATCTACacatagatctatagatctacagTATAGCCATATCCAGCTACAtttagatctatagatctagtTTGCATATCCAAGTTGTGCTGCAGTAGAGGTACAGTCGGTCATGTGTTCGTCCTCTCATCTGATCCCACAGTGGAGGGGGCTCAGGACGCGCTGACAGACATGCCCCCCCGGACAGACGAGGTGAggacacatttacatttggggcatttagcagacgcttttatccaaagcgacttacaataaagtacatttgtcataagaagtgcatcaatatatcgcggtacagaaaggatgttcatagaaccaagtgcaagtaccacaatcgctaggctaatcaattcccgtgttacagccatgatagatgatactgcagttgctacacagttaagagTGTGAAGGACACGCCTTCACACTCTCTCCAGCGTGTcgtacacacatcaacacatacCACCGTCGACTGTTTGAACCCACAGTTGATACGACCCGCGCACACTGACCTACCACCACCCACTAACCCACTGACCCACTGACCTACATACCATAACCCCCATCGCACCCCttccccccgtgtgtgtgtgtgtgtgtgtgtgtgtgtgtgtgtgtgtgtgtgtgtgtgtgtgtgtgtgtgtgtgtgtgtgtgtgtgtgtgtgtgtgtgtgtgtgtgtgtgtgtaggagctgGACCCCGTGACCCTCCACAACCAGGCCCTGCTGAACATGGAGCGGCGTCCCTCGGAGGGCTTCGAGAagctggccttcctcctgcagCAGGACCCCTTCCCCCCGGTCACCTTCGGGAACCTGCTGCTGCTCTACTGCAAGTATGAGGTACTGCTCTCACCTGGTACACCACCTGGTACACCACCTGGTACACCACCTGGGACACCACCTGGTACACCACCTTGTACACCACCTGGTACACCACCTGGTACACCACCTGGGACACCACCTGGGACACCACCTGGTACACCACCTGGTACACCACCTGGTACACCACCTGGGACACCACCTGGGACACCACCCGGGACACCACCCGGTACACCACCCGGTAGACTCACCTGGTACACCACCTGGTAGACCACCTGGTAGACTCACCTGGTAGACTCACCTGTTACACCACCTGGTACACTATCTGGTACACCACCTGGTAGACTATCCCCTcacctggttctctctctctctctctctctctctctctctctctctctctctctctctctctctctctctctctctctctcatggtatCCTCAcctggtcctctctctcccctgtcccagTACTTTGACCTGGCTGCAGACGTCCTTGCGGAGAACGCCCACCTCACCTACCGCTTCCTGTCCCCGGTGAGTTCCTGTCTCCTGACGGTTGGTACCTCACCGTGGCTCAGAGTCCTGACTGCAGCCTCTCTGTCCTCAGTACCTGTACGAGTTCCTGGACGCCATGCTCACCTGCCAGACCGCCCCCGAGGAGGTAGGCCTTTCAGCCCACTGAGCCCCATCCACTGCCTGGTGCTCTAGGGCTGCAGGCACCGGCTCtggtctggttctggttctggttctggttcctgTCTGATCTGGTTCGGGTTCTGGTTCCTGTCTGATCTGGTTCCGGTCTGATCCGGTTTTGGTTCTGGTTCCTGTCTGATCTGGTTTCGGTCTGATCCGGTTCTGGTTCAGGTTCATGTCTGAtccggttctggttctggttccggTTCTGGTTCCGGTCTGATCCGGTTCTGGTTCCGGTCTGATCCGGTTCTGCTGTGTGTTACTCTACAGGCCTTCAGGAAGTTTGACGACATGAACGGCAAACTGACGGAACAACTCCGCAAGCTGGCCAAACAGgtcatccacccccacacacacaaatacgcacacacacacacacgcacacgcacacgcgcacacacacacacacacacacacacacacacacaaaggtctaAAGGAGGCTCTGTGTGTCTAAGGTGCAGGATTTCAGGTTGGCCCGGGACGACCAGGGGCTGAAGAAGGGGGTGCAGGAGTATGACCAGCTGCTGGAGAGGTAGGACTCCTCTCTGATTGGTGGGGTGCAGGTCCACCTGATCTCTGATTGGTGGTGTTAAGGTCCATCTgacctctgattggttggtgcAGGTCTGTCTgatctctgattggttggtgcAGGTCTGTCTGGTGTCTGATTGGTTCTGACAGGTCAGTCTGGTGTCTGATTGGTTCTGACAGGTACATCCCGGTGCTGATGGCCCAGGCCAAGATCTACTGGAGCCGGGACAACTTCCAGATGGTGGAGAAGATCTTCCGCAAGTCGGTGGAGATCTGCAACGAGCACGACACCTGGAAGCTGAACGTGGCACACGTCCTCTTCATGCAGGAGAACAAGTACAAGGAGGCCATCGGGTTCTACGAGCCCATCGTCAAGAAGCACTACGACAACGTGGGTCCACACCGGAGCCTgaacacgcaccacacacagccAGTAGGGCCTGAAGCTCTGGTGTTATGATAGTATTTAATActctattatatattataatactcTGGTGTTATGATAGTATTTAATACTCTATTATATAATGGAGTACTCTTTGTGTGTTCCAGATCCTTAACGTCAGTGCGGTGGTTCTGGCCAACCTGTGTGTCTCCTACATCATGACCAGCCAGAACGAGGAGGTcagccccctcaccccctccaccacccccaccaccatcaccactatcaccaccaccacccccaccaccaccacctccactatcaccaccacctccaccacccccaccaccacctccaccaccaccacccctaccgcaccaccaccacctccaccaccacctccacccccacctccacccccacccccaccactaccaccaccaccaccacctccaccaccaccaccaccaccaccaccaccaccaccaccaccaccaccatcaccccctcctcaccaccaccacccccccccaccacaccaccacctccacccccaccaccaccactaccactaccccctatatatttatatttatcaatGGATTGAATTATTTCAGGGTTTATCTCCTAGACATGTTACTTCTTGTTTACATAAGAGGGTTTGTGTTTCCTGCTTCCTGTCTGCAGGCGGAGGAGCTGATGAGGAAgatagagaaggaggaagagcagaTCTCCTACGACGCCCCGGACAAGAAGGTGTTCCACCTCTGCATCGTCAACCTGGTGATCGGGTGAGAGAGCccagagagactcagagacaaTGACCAGCTGCTGTCCTGTAGTACAGAGAGATACTGTATAATAATGTGTATAGTGAGTACTGAGTATGTGTTTCTGCAGCACGCTGTACTGCGCTAAAGGGAACTACGACTTCGGCATATCTAGAGTCATCAAGAGTCTAGAGCCCTACAACAAGAAGGTATGAACATCACACGCctcaagacacacaaacacgtatagCATATGGAcactgtttcccccccccccccctcggtgacCGTTACTGGGCTCCCCCAGACATGATGTAGGGTGGTGGGGTGtgtactaatgtgtgtgtgtgtgtgtgtgtgtactaatttgtgtgtgtgtacactaatttgtatgtgtgtgtgtgtgtgtgtgtgtgtgtgtgtgtgtgtgtgtgtgtgtgtgtgtgtgtgtgtgtgtgtgtgtgtgtgtgtgtgtgtgtgtgcgggtgtgtagCTGGGGACAGACACGTGGTTCTACGCTAAGCGCTGCGTCCTCTCCCTGCTGGAGAACATGTCCAAACACATGATCCTGCTGAGGGACGCCGTGGTGCAGGACTGCCTGCTGTTCCTGGAGCGCTGCGAAGGTACCACACTCTACACACTGTGCACTACAcactgtacgcacacacacacacactgtacacactgtgcactacacactgtacacacacactgtacaaacTGTGCACTTCACActgtacactacacactactgacacacacacacacacactgtacacactgtgCACTACACACTgtgccgacacacacactgtacactacAAAtgatacagtacacacactgcactacacacactatacactacTCTATTCACTGTGTTCTACACACTGCACTACACTGTGTAGTGTACTAAATACTACACACACTTTGCACTGTAGATCTTTATATCTAAATTACTATATCGATGTCTTATGTCTATGTATCCAGATAGTATGTAGAGAtctataacccccccccccccccccccccccagtgtacGGCCGGGAGGAGCCGGCGGTGATCCAGGCCCCCCTGCAGGAcgagcgctcctcctcctcctcctcctcctccctggggaGGAACAGCGTCACCTACGAGGCGCGCCTCCTCAAGGCCCTCTTCTACCAGGTCATCGGCTGGAACGAGTGAGGTCACCGCCCTGCCGTGAGGTCATCGCCCTGCCGTGAGGTCATCGCCCTGCCGTGAGGTCATCGCCCTGCCGCGGTGTCACCGCCATAGCTGGACCGTGATGACGTCACCTCACCGAGACCGTGATGTCATCACAGGGACCAGGAACCCTGCTGGTTCTTCAGGGATGTGATGTCGTCAGACTGCTGAACCCCACAGCCCTGTATATCTTTACAtctttatatttatatctttatatttatatctttatatttatatgtatagacCAGTTCGTCCTGCTAGTGGTTCATTTAGGACAAGACCACGTCTCCATGGTAACATCATTTTTATTGAACAGGTGTGTAGATAATAAATCGTGGTCTGTGATACGTCCGTCCAGTCTGCCCCCGTTTCTCACATCCTGCCCTCTTCATCCTCTAGATAGATCCTCTGTAGACTAAGGGTCAGGGGGGGGCatcaggagggggcggggccaccaggaggggggcggggccaccagGAGGGTTCGGGGCCATCAGGAGGGGTCGGGGCCATCAGGAGGGGTCGGGGCCACCAGGAGGGGGTTAGGGCCATCAGGAGGGGGTGGGCCATCAGG
This region includes:
- the ift70 gene encoding tetratricopeptide repeat protein 30A isoform X2, translated to MTPTVIKDGEYTATIYRLIKECRYGDAIVILNHQLEKHMKSRAALSLLGYCCFHTQDFSTAADCYEQLSLLHPEVEEYRLYHAQALARACCYPEAMKASFLLDNPSTYTRMIKLQAAIKYGEEEYSAAKALVEQLPQEEPDYEVKMGCLLYREEQYEEARRRFTSAQQALGYQPDLSYNMALCYYSMKNYSAALKHIAEIIERGIREHPELSVGMTTEGVEVRSVGNTLTLQQTALIEAFNLKAAVQFQLRNLEGAQDALTDMPPRTDEELDPVTLHNQALLNMERRPSEGFEKLAFLLQQDPFPPVTFGNLLLLYCKYEYFDLAADVLAENAHLTYRFLSPYLYEFLDAMLTCQTAPEEAFRKFDDMNGKLTEQLRKLAKQDFRLARDDQGLKKGVQEYDQLLERYIPVLMAQAKIYWSRDNFQMVEKIFRKSVEICNEHDTWKLNVAHVLFMQENKYKEAIGFYEPIVKKHYDNILNVSAVVLANLCVSYIMTSQNEEAEELMRKIEKEEEQISYDAPDKKVFHLCIVNLVIGTLYCAKGNYDFGISRVIKSLEPYNKKLGTDTWFYAKRCVLSLLENMSKHMILLRDAVVQDCLLFLERCEVYGREEPAVIQAPLQDERSSSSSSSSLGRNSVTYEARLLKALFYQVIGWNE
- the ift70 gene encoding tetratricopeptide repeat protein 30A isoform X1 yields the protein MTPTVIKDGEYTATIYRLIKECRYGDAIVILNHQLEKHMKSRAALSLLGYCCFHTQDFSTAADCYEQLSLLHPEVEEYRLYHAQALARACCYPEAMKASFLLDNPSTYTRMIKLQAAIKYGEEEYSAAKALVEQLPQEEPDYEVKMGCLLYREEQYEEARRRFTSAQQALGYQPDLSYNMALCYYSMKNYSAALKHIAEIIERGIREHPELSVGMTTEGVEVRSVGNTLTLQQTALIEAFNLKAAVQFQLRNLEGAQDALTDMPPRTDEELDPVTLHNQALLNMERRPSEGFEKLAFLLQQDPFPPVTFGNLLLLYCKYEYFDLAADVLAENAHLTYRFLSPYLYEFLDAMLTCQTAPEEAFRKFDDMNGKLTEQLRKLAKQVQDFRLARDDQGLKKGVQEYDQLLERYIPVLMAQAKIYWSRDNFQMVEKIFRKSVEICNEHDTWKLNVAHVLFMQENKYKEAIGFYEPIVKKHYDNILNVSAVVLANLCVSYIMTSQNEEAEELMRKIEKEEEQISYDAPDKKVFHLCIVNLVIGTLYCAKGNYDFGISRVIKSLEPYNKKLGTDTWFYAKRCVLSLLENMSKHMILLRDAVVQDCLLFLERCEVYGREEPAVIQAPLQDERSSSSSSSSLGRNSVTYEARLLKALFYQVIGWNE